The following is a genomic window from Acidobacteriota bacterium.
CGCGATGACGCGCGGCTTGTCGTAAGTCGACAACCGCATCGCCTGTGCCTTGTAGAACTCCGGGTTCTGGAAGGCGGCCATCCGCAAGAGACGGTTCCTCAGCCCTGCGTTCAGGCCGTCCTTGGCGAGGTAGATCTGATTGGCGTAGACGAGTGCCAGGCTGTCGGGCAACTCACCGACGATCGCTGCCTCGCGCGGACGCCGCGAGGGCGCCATCGTCCAGGGCTCTTCTTCGCCGTCCTCCTGCGGTGGCAGACGCACGCCCAGGACTCGACCACGTCGTTCCGCGTCCTGAACGATCGATTCGACCTCTGCCAGACCGATGCGTCGCACGCTCGCCAGGAACGCCCACTGGTCGACCCATGGCACAAGATCGTCGTCAACGAACACGCTGTTGCCCTCGTCGCGCGGTGCCCGTTGCAGGGGCAGCGCGATCAGGTTCCCGAAGCCGCCCTGAGGCAGGGTGTCCTGGTTCGGGAAGAGCCGATCGTAGGAGTCCAGGCCGATCTCAGGTCTGTTCTCCATCGCTTCCGTCAGCAGGTGCGATCCGAGGCGGCGGGCCAGCGAGGCGGGGATGGCCTGACCGAAGAAGAGCCATACGTGTCCGCCCCGCCCGGAACGCGATCGCTCGAGCGCGGCGGCCAGGCCCAAGCGTCGACAGCCACCGACGAAGGCGACTGCATCAGGTTCCCATCCGGCCTTGTCGAAATCGACGGCCAGAAAGTAGCAGGTCTCGTCCAGCAGCATCGGATAGACGCCAGCGACGAACGGGTGATCACTCGCGTCTCGCCCGGAGAGATGCCATCGAACGACTTCGTCGGTGACCGGGAGGAAGCGGCGATGCGGGCACAGCGCACACTTGATCCTGGGCTTCTCGCAGATGCCCGGCACCCACTCGTTCGCGCACGCGGGCGCATAGCCGGACTTGCCGGTCTTCCGGCTCTCGAATCGACGCGGGTAGACGTCTTCGCGGCCGCGGAACAGCGATCGGAAGAGGGCAATCTTTGCCGCTACTGGCGAGTGCCGATTGAGAGCGCCGTCAGAGGCGGGGGCAGACGACGCGGCCGGGTCGAGATCACCCATCGACTATGACGCATCGGTGTCGGAGCGGGCCGGCTCGAAACGCCACCGCTTCAGATCGTCGATGGCATCGAAGTGAGCGTCGATCGCCGCAATCGGCACCTGGTGCTCGACGCACAGCGCCGCGATCCATAGGTCGTTCTCTGGAATCGGCTTGCCCTTCTGCCGGAGAGCGAGCCGCAGTTCAGCGTAGACCTTGGCGGTGGCGACCGTGACGTTCAGGACGACGCAGCGAGTGACCAGCGCTTCAACCTTGGCGAGGTTCTCGTCCGCCTTCCGCGAATTGAGGGCTCCGTAGCGCAATTCGCCGACAACGGGCGCCGGCAGAAGGTGCTCGCTGACGCTCGAGA
Proteins encoded in this region:
- a CDS encoding DEAD/DEAH box helicase family protein is translated as MGDLDPAASSAPASDGALNRHSPVAAKIALFRSLFRGREDVYPRRFESRKTGKSGYAPACANEWVPGICEKPRIKCALCPHRRFLPVTDEVVRWHLSGRDASDHPFVAGVYPMLLDETCYFLAVDFDKAGWEPDAVAFVGGCRRLGLAAALERSRSGRGGHVWLFFGQAIPASLARRLGSHLLTEAMENRPEIGLDSYDRLFPNQDTLPQGGFGNLIALPLQRAPRDEGNSVFVDDDLVPWVDQWAFLASVRRIGLAEVESIVQDAERRGRVLGVRLPPQEDGEEEPWTMAPSRRPREAAIVGELPDSLALVYANQIYLAKDGLNAGLRNRLLRMAAFQNPEFYKAQAMRLSTYDKPRVIACAEDHPQHIGMPRGCLDDIRAELVSLGIRVVIRDERESGRPTDVTFTGELRPEQLAAARAMALHDTGVLAATTAFGKTVIAAWLIARRRVNTLVLVHRRQLLDQWVERLSTFLGMPAKSIGRVAGGRKRTTGLIDVAGIQSLVKKGVVDDLVADYGHVIVDECHHLSAQTFESVVRRAKARFVLGLSATVAR
- a CDS encoding type II toxin-antitoxin system VapC family toxin, which produces MSSSASTPRSGDRVALDTSVAIDVLAAAVDVRLLSSVSEHLLPAPVVGELRYGALNSRKADENLAKVEALVTRCVVLNVTVATAKVYAELRLALRQKGKPIPENDLWIAALCVEHQVPIAAIDAHFDAIDDLKRWRFEPARSDTDAS